Proteins co-encoded in one Christiangramia fulva genomic window:
- the hflX gene encoding GTPase HflX: protein MIEKTDLTYEKTVLIGIVTKDQDQDKLEEYLDELEFLTYTAGGEVIKRFSQKLERPDPKTFIGSGKMDQVREFVKEHEIGAVIFDDELSPAQQKNIEKILRCKILDRTGLILDIFAQRAKTSYARTQVELAQYEYLLPRLAGMWTHLERQRGGIGMRGPGETEIETDRRIVRDKIALLKKKLETIDKQMEVQRGNRGQLVRVALVGYTNVGKSTLMNTISKSEVFAENKLFATLDTTVRKVVIRNLPFLLTDTVGFIRKLPTQLVESFKSTLDEVREADLLLHVVDISHPNFEEHIKSVNQILREIDSLDKPIIMVFNKIDIYEQEKIEEDDLMTERTSAHYSLKEWKKTWMNKMGDNVIFISALNKENLEDFRKKVYEAVREIHITRFPYNNFLYPEYDKYGEEKQ, encoded by the coding sequence ATGATTGAAAAAACCGATTTAACATATGAAAAGACCGTTCTGATTGGGATCGTGACCAAAGATCAGGATCAGGACAAATTGGAAGAATATCTTGATGAACTCGAATTTCTTACCTATACCGCCGGGGGTGAAGTGATCAAACGCTTTTCTCAGAAACTCGAGCGTCCCGATCCTAAAACTTTTATCGGTTCAGGTAAAATGGATCAGGTTCGCGAATTTGTGAAAGAGCATGAGATCGGAGCTGTAATTTTTGATGACGAACTTTCCCCGGCCCAGCAAAAAAATATTGAAAAGATCTTGCGATGCAAAATTCTGGACCGAACAGGTCTTATTCTTGATATTTTTGCGCAACGTGCCAAAACAAGTTATGCCAGAACTCAGGTAGAACTCGCCCAATATGAATATTTATTGCCCAGGCTAGCCGGGATGTGGACTCACTTAGAAAGACAGCGTGGTGGTATTGGAATGCGAGGACCCGGTGAAACCGAGATCGAAACCGACCGTCGTATTGTTCGCGACAAAATAGCTTTGCTGAAGAAGAAGCTGGAAACCATCGATAAGCAAATGGAAGTGCAACGCGGTAATCGCGGCCAATTAGTGCGTGTCGCCCTGGTGGGCTATACCAATGTTGGAAAATCAACATTGATGAATACCATAAGTAAAAGCGAAGTTTTTGCCGAAAACAAGCTCTTTGCAACACTTGACACCACTGTAAGAAAAGTTGTGATTAGAAATTTGCCATTTTTACTGACAGACACCGTAGGTTTTATTAGAAAACTTCCCACCCAGCTGGTAGAATCTTTTAAATCAACGCTGGATGAGGTACGCGAAGCCGATTTATTGTTGCATGTGGTTGATATTTCCCATCCGAATTTTGAAGAGCATATAAAATCGGTGAATCAAATTCTTCGGGAGATAGACAGTCTGGATAAACCCATTATTATGGTCTTTAATAAGATCGATATTTATGAGCAGGAGAAAATTGAAGAAGACGACCTGATGACCGAAAGAACCTCTGCTCATTATTCATTAAAGGAATGGAAAAAGACCTGGATGAACAAAATGGGTGATAATGTGATCTTTATTTCGGCTTTAAATAAAGAAAACCTTGAAGACTTTAGAAAGAAGGTCTACGAAGCCGTGAGAGAAATCCACATTACCCGCTTTCCCTACAATAACTTCCTTTATCCTGAATACGACAAATACGGAGAAGAGAAACAATAA
- a CDS encoding antibiotic biosynthesis monooxygenase family protein — protein sequence MIEKTPEPPYYAVIFTSLKKDDSKAYAEMAEKMEKLAKEQPGYLGFESARQEIGISVSYWEDLESIKNWKENSEHLIAQELGKKEWYEKYSVRIAKVERDYHF from the coding sequence ATGATCGAAAAAACTCCAGAACCACCTTATTATGCAGTAATCTTTACTTCCCTGAAAAAAGATGATTCAAAAGCTTACGCGGAAATGGCCGAAAAAATGGAAAAACTGGCAAAAGAACAGCCAGGATATCTTGGTTTTGAATCGGCACGGCAGGAAATTGGCATCAGTGTTTCCTACTGGGAAGACCTGGAAAGTATTAAAAACTGGAAGGAAAATTCAGAACATTTAATTGCACAGGAACTGGGAAAAAAGGAATGGTATGAAAAATACAGCGTTCGCATCGCCAAAGTTGAAAGAGATTATCATTTCTAA
- a CDS encoding DUF2116 family Zn-ribbon domain-containing protein, whose translation MEKHCLECGEVIRGRTDKKFCSDYCRNAYHNKANKDTSNLIRNVNNLLRRNHRILEELNPDGKTSVSRSKLLTKGFNFEYFTSIYTTKAGAQYFFIYDQGYLPLENDFYALVRRK comes from the coding sequence ATGGAAAAACATTGCCTGGAATGTGGCGAGGTGATTCGCGGACGAACCGATAAAAAATTCTGCAGTGATTACTGCCGAAATGCCTATCATAACAAAGCCAATAAAGACACCAGTAATCTCATACGAAATGTAAATAATCTCCTTCGCAGAAATCACAGAATTCTTGAGGAATTAAATCCCGATGGGAAAACTTCGGTCTCCCGAAGCAAACTGCTTACCAAAGGTTTTAATTTTGAATATTTTACCAGTATTTACACCACGAAAGCCGGGGCACAGTATTTCTTTATCTATGACCAGGGTTACCTTCCACTGGAAAACGATTTTTATGCGCTGGTGAGAAGAAAGTGA
- a CDS encoding SDR family oxidoreductase: protein MKISILGCGWLGKELAKKLIAEMHEVRGSVTSMEKMAELRKDGILPYQLKLYEKGVQGDLRSFLSGCEVLVISVPPGLRSHPEINYVRKIRNLLPYIENNAPKKIIYTSSTSVYPDTENFPVYTEESETDNSSDKAIQLHNAELLFLNNQKLNTTVLRFGGLIGGGRHPVKFLSGRKGIQNPEAPVNLVHRDDCIAAIQSVLKNKGKTSVYNLVYPEHPSKEEYYTSIARKKNLQLPEFDHSATSKGKIISSEKIQKELKFKFNTSIH from the coding sequence ATGAAGATTTCAATACTTGGATGTGGATGGCTGGGGAAAGAACTGGCCAAAAAATTAATTGCTGAAATGCATGAAGTGCGGGGATCGGTTACCAGCATGGAAAAAATGGCCGAATTGCGAAAAGACGGTATTCTCCCTTACCAGCTAAAGCTTTACGAGAAAGGCGTACAGGGTGATCTAAGGTCTTTTTTATCGGGTTGCGAAGTCCTTGTGATTTCAGTCCCTCCCGGTCTGCGAAGTCATCCTGAGATCAATTACGTCAGGAAGATTCGGAATCTTCTTCCGTATATTGAAAACAATGCACCGAAAAAGATCATTTATACCAGTTCAACTTCGGTGTATCCCGATACGGAAAATTTTCCGGTCTACACGGAAGAATCTGAAACTGACAACTCCAGTGACAAAGCCATTCAACTCCATAATGCTGAATTGCTTTTTCTGAATAACCAAAAATTGAACACTACAGTATTAAGATTTGGCGGACTCATAGGCGGAGGTCGTCATCCGGTAAAATTTTTATCGGGAAGAAAAGGGATCCAAAATCCGGAAGCCCCGGTGAACCTCGTGCATAGGGATGATTGCATCGCCGCGATACAGAGTGTGCTAAAAAATAAAGGAAAAACCTCAGTTTACAATTTAGTTTACCCTGAACATCCTTCAAAAGAAGAATATTATACTTCTATCGCCAGAAAAAAGAACCTTCAGCTTCCAGAATTTGATCATTCTGCGACTTCTAAAGGAAAAATTATCAGTTCAGAAAAAATTCAGAAGGAATTAAAATTTAAGTTTAATACCTCAATTCATTAA
- a CDS encoding SUF system Fe-S cluster assembly protein, giving the protein MEQEINTQELGEKIVNVLKTIYDPEIPVDIYELGLIYDVMVSTDYDVKILMTLTTPNCPVAESLPQEVEEKVKSLDSVNDCEVEITFDPPWSQDLMSEGAKLELGLL; this is encoded by the coding sequence ATGGAACAGGAAATAAACACCCAGGAATTAGGAGAAAAGATCGTAAATGTTCTGAAAACCATTTACGATCCTGAGATTCCGGTAGACATATATGAACTGGGACTCATTTATGACGTGATGGTAAGTACAGATTACGATGTAAAAATATTAATGACCCTGACCACACCTAACTGTCCGGTTGCGGAATCGCTGCCTCAGGAAGTGGAAGAAAAAGTGAAATCTCTCGATTCGGTTAACGATTGTGAAGTGGAGATCACCTTTGATCCGCCATGGAGCCAGGATTTAATGAGTGAAGGAGCAAAGCTGGAACTCGGACTTCTTTAA
- a CDS encoding SufE family protein: MTIQEKQQEVIDEFSMFDDWMQRYEYMIELGKSLPLIDEKYKVDENLIKGCQSKVWVHAELEGDKLVFTADSDAIITKGIVAILIRVFSNQHPSEIIEADTKFIDEIGLKEHLSPTRANGLVSMIKQLKMYAVAYQTQLN, encoded by the coding sequence ATGACAATTCAGGAAAAACAACAGGAGGTAATAGACGAGTTTTCCATGTTTGACGACTGGATGCAGCGTTATGAATATATGATCGAACTGGGGAAATCCCTTCCTCTTATTGACGAGAAATATAAAGTAGATGAAAACCTGATCAAGGGCTGCCAGAGCAAAGTTTGGGTACATGCCGAACTTGAGGGGGATAAACTGGTTTTTACGGCCGATAGCGACGCGATCATCACCAAGGGAATTGTGGCAATTCTCATTCGTGTATTTTCGAATCAGCACCCTTCTGAAATTATCGAAGCCGATACGAAGTTTATCGATGAGATCGGGTTAAAAGAGCATTTATCGCCTACCCGTGCTAACGGTCTGGTAAGCATGATCAAACAATTAAAGATGTATGCTGTGGCATACCAAACACAATTGAACTAA
- a CDS encoding DUF2480 family protein — protein MADEIINKVAESKLVTFNLEDYYPAGDRVLFDLSDWLHEGFVLREKEFRAAAKDHDWSFYEGKFVALTCSTEAIVPAWAYMLLTSYLQPYAKKVITGDLEDLETILYSEIISKLDVSDLAGKPVIVKGCSRKPVPKNAYLFLIEKLQPVVKSLFYGEACSSVPLYKKPKNKL, from the coding sequence ATGGCAGACGAGATTATTAATAAGGTTGCCGAAAGCAAACTGGTTACTTTCAATCTGGAAGATTATTATCCGGCAGGTGATCGTGTTTTGTTTGATCTGAGCGACTGGCTGCATGAAGGGTTTGTACTAAGGGAAAAAGAATTCCGCGCTGCCGCGAAAGATCATGACTGGAGCTTTTATGAAGGAAAATTTGTCGCGCTAACCTGTTCGACCGAAGCCATCGTGCCTGCCTGGGCCTATATGCTTCTTACCTCGTATCTTCAGCCTTACGCAAAAAAGGTGATCACGGGAGATCTGGAAGACCTGGAAACGATTCTTTATTCCGAAATTATCTCAAAACTCGATGTTTCTGATCTTGCCGGTAAACCGGTGATCGTGAAGGGCTGTTCCCGAAAACCCGTTCCAAAGAACGCCTATCTTTTTCTCATTGAAAAACTTCAGCCGGTGGTAAAAAGCCTTTTCTACGGCGAGGCCTGCTCTTCGGTTCCTCTTTATAAAAAACCAAAAAATAAGTTATGA
- a CDS encoding M28 family peptidase codes for MNRRFSGLLSFLLLAFAIWLSFQFDQPDNNPDEKVPLTQFSTKRAFEHVQAIGEKPHYLGSRAHSEVRNYIVNQLQEMGLEVQTQEGYVLNKHAILTKPTNILARLKGSGDGEALLLMTHYDSAPHSSFGASDAGSGVATILEGIRAFLARNSSFKNDIIILFTDAEELGLNGAELFVKDHPWAKDVALALNFEARGSGGNSFMLLETNDKNAKLIEAFKKANPRFPVTNSLAYSIYKMLPNDTDLTVLREQSNINGYNFAFIDDHYDYHTALDKPENLDKETLAQQGSYLMPLLDYFKDADLENLNSDRDLIYFNLPFGLLVTYSFDWITPMLVLAILTFLVLMVYGIKKERLDFVDFLKGFPPLLLSLLLSGFFGWIFWKLWLLIYPRYNEMEHGFTYNGYWYIAAVIFLAFGICFLIYNAFRKKQNTAGIFPAALLVWIVLCWVISVYLKGASYFIIPVYFGLVQFAIMIFFKKPNRIIMAVLCFPAIFILFPFICSLPVALGLKMLFVTAILISLLFLLFLPVFGYFKRLKMFGIHSLLTFAVLLIIAHFHANFNEKRPKPNSLVYMQDLDDHTAHWYSYDHKIDAWTSRIFGEHPKVKSNQEMNFQSKYGSNFTFEAEAPFVSIPQPDIILNKKEIDSGNVESYSMKIAPNREINRIDIYEINDVKFNDFKVDDLEAGNVDFKDHSFHMFKKRWQERILTYFASGNDTLKLEFSVPKGEKPKFIIYESAYDLLQNKKLKVEERTKNMIPRPFVLNDASILKKTVTIE; via the coding sequence ATGAACCGAAGATTTTCCGGCCTCCTTTCCTTTTTACTTCTGGCTTTTGCTATCTGGCTCAGTTTTCAGTTTGATCAGCCTGACAATAATCCTGATGAAAAAGTCCCTTTAACGCAGTTTTCTACAAAACGGGCTTTTGAGCATGTTCAGGCGATAGGTGAAAAACCTCATTACCTGGGCAGCCGCGCCCACAGCGAAGTCCGAAACTACATTGTGAACCAGCTTCAGGAAATGGGACTTGAGGTACAGACCCAGGAAGGATATGTACTCAACAAACACGCAATACTTACGAAACCTACCAACATTCTTGCCCGGCTTAAAGGGTCGGGAGACGGCGAGGCACTGCTTTTAATGACCCATTATGACAGTGCCCCCCATTCATCTTTTGGTGCCAGTGATGCCGGAAGCGGAGTAGCTACAATTTTAGAAGGGATTCGGGCATTTCTTGCGCGAAACAGCAGTTTTAAAAATGATATTATCATTTTATTTACCGATGCCGAGGAACTTGGGCTCAATGGAGCCGAATTATTCGTAAAAGATCATCCATGGGCAAAAGACGTTGCGCTGGCACTAAATTTCGAGGCCAGAGGCAGTGGCGGAAATTCATTTATGCTGCTGGAAACCAACGATAAAAATGCTAAATTAATAGAAGCTTTTAAGAAAGCAAATCCGCGATTTCCGGTGACGAATTCACTGGCATACAGTATTTATAAAATGCTGCCTAACGATACCGATCTTACGGTACTCAGGGAGCAGTCAAATATCAACGGCTATAATTTCGCTTTTATCGATGATCATTATGATTATCATACCGCGCTTGACAAACCCGAAAATCTTGATAAGGAAACACTCGCCCAGCAGGGAAGCTACCTCATGCCGCTGCTGGATTATTTCAAAGATGCCGATTTAGAAAATTTAAACAGCGACCGGGATCTTATTTATTTCAATCTTCCCTTCGGATTACTGGTTACCTATTCTTTTGACTGGATCACGCCTATGCTGGTATTGGCCATCCTCACTTTCCTGGTGCTGATGGTCTATGGGATCAAAAAAGAAAGGCTTGATTTTGTCGATTTTCTGAAAGGTTTTCCACCTCTTTTGTTAAGCCTGCTCCTGTCGGGATTTTTTGGCTGGATCTTCTGGAAGCTCTGGCTGCTCATTTATCCGCGGTATAACGAAATGGAACATGGTTTTACCTATAACGGCTACTGGTATATCGCCGCGGTGATCTTTCTTGCCTTCGGAATTTGTTTCCTGATCTATAACGCTTTCCGAAAAAAGCAGAACACAGCCGGAATTTTCCCAGCTGCCCTGCTGGTATGGATTGTTTTATGCTGGGTAATTTCGGTTTATCTTAAGGGAGCTTCGTATTTTATCATTCCCGTTTATTTTGGTTTAGTACAGTTCGCCATTATGATCTTTTTTAAAAAACCAAACAGGATCATTATGGCTGTCTTATGTTTTCCGGCAATTTTTATTCTGTTCCCGTTTATTTGTAGCCTTCCGGTGGCGCTGGGACTAAAAATGCTCTTTGTAACAGCGATCCTGATCTCCCTGTTATTCCTCTTATTTTTACCCGTTTTCGGATATTTCAAGAGACTTAAAATGTTCGGTATTCATAGCCTGCTTACCTTCGCGGTACTCCTGATAATCGCTCATTTTCATGCCAATTTCAACGAAAAAAGGCCTAAACCCAACAGCCTGGTTTATATGCAGGATCTCGATGATCATACCGCTCACTGGTATTCTTACGATCATAAAATCGATGCCTGGACCTCAAGGATCTTTGGTGAACATCCAAAAGTGAAATCCAATCAGGAAATGAATTTTCAGAGCAAGTACGGCAGCAATTTCACTTTTGAAGCAGAAGCCCCTTTTGTTTCAATACCGCAGCCGGATATTATTCTGAATAAAAAGGAAATTGATTCTGGTAATGTTGAATCCTATTCAATGAAAATTGCACCCAACAGGGAGATCAATCGAATAGATATCTATGAAATAAATGATGTAAAATTCAATGATTTCAAAGTAGATGATCTGGAAGCCGGAAATGTTGATTTTAAAGATCACTCTTTCCACATGTTCAAAAAGCGCTGGCAGGAAAGAATTCTCACTTATTTTGCTTCAGGAAATGACACACTTAAGCTGGAATTTAGTGTTCCGAAAGGAGAAAAACCTAAATTTATCATTTACGAATCGGCTTATGACCTGCTTCAGAATAAAAAACTAAAGGTGGAAGAAAGGACCAAAAATATGATTCCGCGGCCTTTTGTACTTAATGACGCAAGCATACTTAAAAAAACGGTGACGATAGAATAA
- a CDS encoding DUF3078 domain-containing protein, translating to MKKLLPALFILFSFYNINAQEKAKDSVPPNGWNTQGKIQLLFNQSAFNKEWTGGGTSSVAANLTFNYDFNYRKDDFSWNNKILANYGITKVKGDEFARKTSDRFELNSIAGKEIHESNFYYSWFLNFRTQMGKGYEYSEDPDSGQSIRTETTHIFSPAYLQTGPGIMWKKSDDLMINLAPATSRFIFVDDAFTSEPGYVDGDYFGVDAGKSTRFEFGASLSALAAFDLFENVRMENNLNLYSNYLDQPGNIDIDYLMNLEMGINKFLSANLLFQAIYDDNAVAAFQIREVFGLGINFGF from the coding sequence ATGAAGAAATTATTACCTGCTCTGTTTATCCTTTTCAGTTTTTATAATATTAATGCGCAGGAAAAAGCAAAAGATTCGGTTCCGCCGAACGGCTGGAATACTCAGGGAAAAATCCAGCTCCTTTTTAACCAGTCGGCTTTTAATAAAGAATGGACAGGTGGGGGAACTTCAAGTGTGGCAGCGAATCTTACCTTCAATTACGATTTCAACTATAGAAAAGACGATTTTTCCTGGAATAATAAGATCCTTGCCAATTACGGAATCACTAAAGTTAAAGGAGATGAATTTGCGCGGAAGACCAGTGACCGCTTCGAATTGAATTCCATCGCCGGAAAAGAAATTCACGAATCTAATTTTTATTATTCCTGGTTTCTCAATTTCAGAACCCAAATGGGTAAAGGCTATGAATATTCTGAAGATCCTGACTCCGGACAAAGCATCCGTACCGAAACCACTCATATCTTTTCTCCGGCCTATCTTCAAACCGGACCCGGAATTATGTGGAAGAAAAGCGATGATTTGATGATAAACCTGGCGCCGGCGACCTCAAGGTTTATTTTCGTTGATGATGCCTTCACTTCTGAGCCGGGTTATGTTGACGGAGATTATTTTGGAGTAGACGCGGGAAAATCTACAAGATTTGAATTTGGAGCCTCGTTAAGCGCGCTTGCCGCATTTGATCTTTTTGAGAATGTGAGAATGGAAAACAATCTAAACCTGTATTCAAATTATCTGGATCAACCGGGAAATATTGATATCGATTACCTGATGAATCTGGAAATGGGAATCAATAAATTCCTTTCTGCAAATCTGCTTTTCCAGGCGATCTATGATGATAATGCGGTAGCGGCTTTCCAGATAAGGGAAGTATTCGGCCTGGGAATTAATTTCGGATTTTAA
- a CDS encoding CBS domain-containing protein, protein MGIKSFMGRRAAPPKPKSTPMLVKDYMSKKLITFREKENIMDAMDKLIKNGISGGCVVNEKNELLGIISEGDCIKQISDSRYYNMPMSDQTVAKRMNCNVETIDGNMNVFDAAKKFIELKFRRFPIVEDGKLVGQISQRDVLRAALKLKGHTWQY, encoded by the coding sequence ATGGGGATAAAAAGTTTTATGGGACGACGGGCTGCACCCCCGAAGCCGAAGAGCACACCAATGCTTGTAAAAGATTATATGAGTAAGAAACTCATTACTTTCAGAGAGAAAGAAAATATCATGGATGCCATGGATAAGCTCATTAAAAACGGTATTTCCGGCGGTTGTGTAGTCAATGAAAAAAATGAACTGCTTGGGATTATTTCTGAAGGAGATTGTATCAAACAAATTTCAGATAGCCGTTATTATAATATGCCTATGAGCGACCAAACCGTTGCTAAACGCATGAATTGCAATGTGGAAACCATCGATGGGAATATGAATGTATTTGACGCCGCGAAGAAATTTATTGAACTTAAATTTCGCCGGTTCCCCATAGTGGAAGACGGAAAACTCGTAGGGCAGATTAGTCAGCGTGATGTTCTGCGGGCCGCGTTAAAACTTAAAGGTCATACCTGGCAATATTAG